A section of the Diabrotica virgifera virgifera chromosome 8, PGI_DIABVI_V3a genome encodes:
- the LOC126889528 gene encoding uncharacterized protein LOC126889528, protein MDKMTPEQKVKADELLSRAIYSSQAPLALVENIQWQKLFKFLRPAYQIPTRHLVSGPLLDSEHLRVKAMVSENIAGAHSVGLMVDGWSNIRNEAVLNFVVTTPKPFLFKIMPTGTAPHTAEYMAKTLGAVIREIGPRKVFGIVTDNAANMKAAWALIENDFDNNIFTYGCFAHSLNLIFTDLKNLTSLKSFTAEAVALTKAIRQSHILSAWVKEKQNELKISCSLKLPVPTRWGSLVLCLQSLLANKQIIKRMAINEEVEKAVSKHPSLKKML, encoded by the exons ATGGATAAAATGACACCTGAACAAAAAGTAAAAGCCGATGAACTGCTTAGCCGGGCTATCTATTCAAGTCAAGCACCACTGGCTTTAGTAGAAAATATACAGTGGCAGAAGTTGTTTAAATTTCTCAGACCTGCTTATCAGATACCAACCCGACACCTTGTATCAGGCCCACTATTAGACAGTGAGCACCTACGTGTAAAGGCTATGGTTTCGGAAAACATTG CTGGAGCACATTCTGTTGGACTAATGGTGGATGGATGGTCCAATATTAGGAACGAGGCTGTCCTAAACTTTGTTGTAACAACTCCAAAGCCATTCCTTTTTAAAATTATGCCCACAGGCACTGCACCTCATACTGCAGAATATATGGCAAAAACCCTTGGTGCAGTAATACGTGAAATCGGTCCCCGAAAGGTATTTGGTATAGTCACAGACAATGCAGCAAACATGAAAGCTGCTTGGGCCTTGATTGAAAATGATTTTGATAATAACATTTTTACCTATGGATGCTTTGCTCATTCtcttaatttaatatttaccgaTCTCAAAAATTTAACAAGTCTGAAATCGTTTACTGCCGAGGCTGTTGCCCTTACAAAGGCCATCCGACAAAGCCACATATTATCTGCGTGGGTAAAGGAAAAACAAAACGAATTAAAAATAAGTTGCAGTCTTAAACTCCCAGTGCCTACCAGATGGGGATCATTAGTTCTTTGTCTACAATCATTGCTTGCTaacaaacaaataataaaaaggaTGGCTAtcaatgaagaagttgaaaaggCAGTAAGCAAACACCcatctttaaaaaaaatgctCTAA
- the LOC126890236 gene encoding uncharacterized protein LOC126890236 has product MANNSAHIDHPLQEIAASITGENSVSVAVQTDLTIEHLCLTYNVLSALYEDIGPLLSSKKALSPFQQLLLTFMKLRLNLPFKYISYTFCISPTTTSETFLSTLKILYLRLKHFVCWPSREQLRKNVPACFKEAFGNQVTVIIDCFEVFTETPSTVVNASQCWSNYKHLETVKFLIGITPQGTISYVSQAWGGRTSDKYLTENSDFFKLLLPGDVVLADRGFLVEDSIKILGAKLIIPAFTKGKSQLHPKDLEGTRNISTVRIHVERIIGLLKKKFKVFHQTIPISMLARQTVLDEMVIVCSALINLCDSQIPKD; this is encoded by the exons ATGGCTAACAACAGTGCACATATTGACCACCCGCTACAAGAAATTGCAGCTAGTATAACTGGCGAAAATAGTGTTAGTGTTGCTGTACAAACAGATCTAACTATAGAACATTTGT GTCTTACATACAATGTATTATCAGCATTGTACGAAGATATTGGTCCATTATTATCTTCAAAAAAAGCTCTATCTCCATTTCAACAATTACTCCTCACCTTTATGAAGTTAAGattaaatttaccttttaaatatatttcatatACATTCTGCATATCCCCAACAACTACATCAGAAacatttttaagtactttaaaaattttatatttgagaCTTAAACATTTTGTTTGTTGGCCATCTAGAGAGCAGTTGCGTAAAAATGTTCCGGCTTGTTTTAAAGAAGCATTTGGTAATCAAGTAACAGTAATAATTGATTGTTTTGAAGTTTTTACTGAAACTCCGTCTACTGTTGTCAATGCGTCTCAGTGCTGGTCAAATTACAAACATCTTGAAACAGTCAAATTTTTAATTGGTATTACTCCTCAAGGCACGATATCTTATGTATCACAAGCTTGGGGAGGCAGAACAAGTGATAAATATTTAACTGAAAActcagatttttttaaattacttttacCAGGGGATGTTGTTTTGGCAGATAGGGGATTTTTAGTGGAAGATTCAATTAAAATTCTAGGTGCAAAGTTAATCATACCAGCTTTTACTAAAGGCAAAAGCCAGCTACATCCTAAAGATCTTGAAGGTACTCGAAATATTTCGACAGTAAGAATTCATGTTGAAAGAATTATTGgattacttaaaaaaaaatttaaagtgtTTCACCAAACTATTCCTATCAGTATGTTAGCAAGACAAACAGTTTTAGATGAAATGGTAATTGTATGTAGTGCTCTAATTAATTTGTGTGATTCTCAAATACCAAAAGATTAG